A single window of Bombus pascuorum chromosome 1, iyBomPasc1.1, whole genome shotgun sequence DNA harbors:
- the LOC132916617 gene encoding methylcytosine dioxygenase TET2 isoform X2 has product MQQSKDNLNPAANQQTGALRNGNPPPPVVSMSPGVMPFYGDTGAGFRPAAGFGNTVWHQGVAPVGAVAVETSAAPWPPQQFIQQIPAPNQLEELRYHTQYTASAPYHPQPVAYQQQTFITTDQSAFQRAGATGQYTITGQPSPLPPVAPQTVPSTAQRPLNGQFMDPAATATQSVGYERQDYVNGYQQQDVTMAPPPSTTPTSRSSSVHMDNQQQQQASQQPPSQPQQQPSDTQVKGFATIAASNVSGNEMPGYPLQPGPQSLHNSNGYPGYVEMGQQVQNQWQPQQVSQQPQHQQQHMQRQHSIPDGGQRHLWSDTSTGTKMSNVSNNMNWSDGTLQQQHQQHQKPPQQQQQPGMQSNSMKGQETQQSMQMQGQQELPRPASHMSWENGSVKETPQTPQSWTDNTDNSQQQQTQGNWSRQSPKLRDASQNPRLTPSSQQQQSQHQGWLQHSPKLSDHQQNPSHQNARMTPSNQHNWQQSSPEMQQNSSQQNPRLTPSNQQMPQPGTQQQQQQQQQQWSQQTKLEKSPRLTPSNQMSWPDTPTSQPNWSPNSIKSDSSQQPQQQWPDSQPSPRRTPGHQPGAWQPQPPTQENKMENQMSWSPNSVAENQPTWGQQTTKQDMQNSGERVLWQQQDTGKPNGFVDTQDTQESNVFAQSNRVNLNSRLKSMILNKQQQQQQQQQQLQHQQLQQQQSQQQSQHQMSHQEQQHHNMHHQMQSQHVNSNNGANGEYHTEDRIRDTHDNTEKLQDKQADQYLSQSNIISMAQSNESLTGNFLLHSHHPRVDSLPDGGGLWEWSGGSNNTLNNGSVLPENGMMVIDSFMKFGSEDKSVLDKPYEKQQQQQSNYHQQSQQQQEQQQLWKDESKSHDNQNIEDKSFQRRLCIEQPTNDKTFESCENSNADSEKNDRTENDVGFSETPLAALVNKNDTSNYPESSEKIASTEPTNSSNCDSSQNIKQENIVEYGCSSSDCVPSPTISSKSDGCASKEIKSEPDQRAQEGNNYKFRGDGGPAKVSPGVGSWCCRRGGTEQPTPEHLREGCCQGLQTRDEILADSAEKSDVKNEGTQSPRTGSVPSTTKLQDHLDKLKNNVRSEVPDCNCFPADKCPPEPGSYYTHLGAAASLPDLRNDLERRTGLKGNAIRFEKVIYTGKEGKTTQGCPMAKWILRRSGLEEKILTIVKHRQGHKCPTAWIVVAMVAWEGVPTHEADRIYSLLSHKLNRFGLPTTRRCGTNEPRTCACQGLDPDTCGASFSFGCSWSMYYNGCKYARSKTVRKFRLSVRSEEQEVEERMHVLATLLSPLYLSLAPEAFNNQTQFEREASECRLGFKPGRPFSGVTACIDFCAHSHRDLHNMNNGCTVVVTMTKHRSLSKPEEEQLHVLPLYIMDTTDENGSKEGQDEKVRAGAVEVLTKYPCEVRVRSVPLQPCRRHGKKRKEDEPDTISNKKDSSKGTAEKMADPGRVPGHQEIPRPQMRDSQLSLEMASMFEGMDAQLQSSQVSSTVLDSPVSMYQGWSYQNEQQWGRNGWLDQRKNNWLNPWREYSFSGLDRDAKVDPDSTSLDDIRPRSTVSQDEHRPGSRNLPNSTMDSPRNCYPHSPRAHPISPRSSHTGTPGDIGYSMSPRGCPTTHQDQKVASPRSSGYPDTGYGHPPPNSRSYPNMYDTRQGSTSPKTSCTNFPVHLDQRNALNRTNHHQSHNVNNVRNVGQSCDQSKLPYSRPAQDSSQQKYPTTQNYLEAPKSQIEQPFVNRIPGHYHPPHTAQSGRNLPYQGQHDSNADMFTGLSVSSCMGNTSHKPFSATNADLLLHSSTHLPPNNPPNGTQSLGSFDQRKYRMYKVPEQKTPGINQMSPAPSDQVGSWNMLSTWYPDQNKPFDQQQIYNDQIGPDRNHQQPTDHQKTFNWNDRVPHPDQSKPPCWETPSDPSPFRVPKGRPPSRTASNQNPNTDNTYQNSSNRTFLKPQEPTRNGVYADSPSNNAVQSSMTTHQGNQRRTEWPEDKTKEGFQDSRQNIVNPNSNCFPWAEEMKQVQDFHGMPGLGHPHASFPQYGLYPTYPVFDKPYSNSWEGYNYHQPYPHHQTPEYPPQFYQQPKREACFPSPQYPYQGVPPYQGLNPGWARWDTPRWDIYGPPPYFPVLPEPPPKAEPLGEVADYSDNEECFKDSQMGGVAIALSHGSVLFECAKHEMHATTALKKPNRLNPTRISLVFYQHRNLNRPRHGWDEWEEKMRLRKLGVASTTTTTTTTSSSTSQSLSTPSTPTSPASAINTEKSTPLPYIPSVPSSQFMMRSPTYTTMTWTTLFPMHPCMITGPYQEGGAIG; this is encoded by the exons TCACCCGGAGTGATGCCATTCTACGGTGATACTGGCGCCGGTTTTCGGCCAGCAGCCGGCTTTGGGAATACTGTTTGGCACCAGGGAGTCGCTCCCGTGGGAGCAGTTGCGGTTGAAACGTCAGCAGCACCATGGCCACCTCAGCAGTTCATTCAACAAATTCCTGCTCCGAATCAGCTCGAAGAGCTGAGGTATCATACTCAATACACCGCCTCAGCGCCATACCATCCACAACCAG TCGCATATCAGCAGCAGACTTTCATTACTACGGATCAGTCGGCATTTCAACGTGCCGGGGCGACAGGACAATACACAATCACGGGACAACCCTCACCCTTGCCACCAGTCGCCCCACAAACTGTACCATCGACAGCTCAGAGGCCACTAAACGGTCAATTCATGGATCCCGCTGCTACTGCAACCCAATCAGTTGGTTATGAAAGGCAGGATTACGTCAATGGTTACCAACAACAG GACGTGACGATGGCACCGCCGCCTTCAACCACTCCGACGAGTCGTAGCAGTTCCGTACACATGGACAaccagcagcaacagcaggcCTCTCAGCAACCGCCGTCGCAACCGCAACAACAACCATCGGATACGCAGGTGAAGGGATTCGCGACAATCGCGGCCAGCAACGTGTCGGGAAACGAGATGCCTGGGTATCCACTTCAACCGGGCCCACAGAGTTTACACAACTCTAACGGATATCCAGGCTACGTGGAAATGGGTCAACAAGTACAGAACCAATGGCAGCCGCAGCAGGTATCTCAGCAACCGCAACACCAGCAACAACACATGCAACGGCAACATTCGATACCTGACGGTGGCCAACGGCATTTATGGTCCGATACCAGTACCGGTACGAAAATGAGCAACGTGAGCAACAACATGAATTGGTCGGATGGGACATTACAGCAACAGCATCAGCAACACCAGAAACCTCctcaacaacaacagcaaccGGGTATGCAGAGCAATAGTATGAAAGGACAAGAAACACAGCAAAGTATGCAGATGCAAGGACAACAAGAATTGCCCCGACCAGCGAGTCATATGAGTTGGGAGAACGGTAGCGTGAAGGAGACACCACAGACTCCGCAGTCGTGGACAGATAACACGGACAACAGTCAGCAGCAACAAACTCAGGGAAATTGGTCGCGGCAGAGTCCGAAGCTGAGGGACGCTTCGCAGAATCCGAGATTGACACCGTCTAGTCAACAACAGCAGTCTCAGCATCAAGGCTGGCTGCAGCACTCGCCGAAGTTGTCAGACCATCAGCAGAATCCGTCTCATCAGAATGCCCGGATGACGCCCTCCAATCAACACAACTGGCAGCAGAGCAGTCCAGAGATGCAACAGAACTCGAGTCAACAGAATCCAAGGCTGACGCCATCTAACCAACAGATGCCGCAACCTGGGAcgcagcaacagcaacaacaacagcagcagcagtgGTCGCAACAGACGAAACTGGAGAAGAGTCCTAGACTTACTCCGTCTAATCAGATGTCCTGGCCAGACACGCCAACTAGTCAACCGAATTGGTCGCCTAATAGTATAAAGAGCGACAGTAGTCAACAACCTCAACAACAATGGCCAGATTCGCAGCCTAGTCCGAGGAGAACACCTGGCCATCAACCGGGAGCGTGGCAGCCTCAGCCACCCACACAAGAGAATAAAATGGAGAACCAAATGTCTTGGTCACCGAACTCGGTGGCCGAGAACCAACCTACCTGGGGCCAACAAACGACCAAACAAGACATGCAGAATTCCGGGGAAAGAGTGCTTTGGCAACAACAGGACACCGGGAAACCGAATGGGTTCGTCGATACGCAAGATACTCAGGAGAGTAATGTATTTGCTCAATCAAATCGCGTGAATTTGAACAGTCGACTGAAATCGATGATTCTAAAtaaacaacaacagcaacagcagcaacaacaacaactaCAGCATCAACAGCTTCAACAGCAGCAGTCGCAGCAACAGTCTCAGCATCAAATGAGCCATCAGGAGCAACAACATCACAATATGCATCATCAAATGCAATCTCAGCATGTGAACAGTAACAACGGAGCTAACGGCGAATACCATACAGAAGACAGGATACGAGACACGCATGACAATACAGAGAAATTGCAAGACAAGCAGGCGGACCAGTATTTAAGTCAATCGAATATCATCTCGATGGCGCAATCCAATGAATCCTTGACcggtaattttttattgcataGCCACCACCCTCGGGTCGATAGTTTGCCCGATGGTGGTGGCTTATGGGAATGGTCAGGAGGAAGTAATAACACATTAAACAACGGTTCCGTTCTGCCGGAAAACGGAATGATGGTCATCGACAGCTTCATGAAGTTTGGTTCAGAGGACAAGTCCGTGCTGGACAAACCATACGAAaaacaacagcaacagcaatCAAACTATCACCAACAATCACAACAACAACAGGAGCAACAGCAGCTATGGAAGGATGAAAGTAAGAGCCATGACAATCAAAACATCGAGGATAAATCGTTTCAGAGGAGACTGTGCATAGAGCAGCCAACCAACGATAAGACTTTCGAATCTTGCGAAAACAGCAACGCAGACAGCGAGAAGAACGATAGGACCGAGAACGACGTTGGTTTTTCAGAAACTCCATTAGCCGCATTAGTGAACAAGAACGACACATCAAATTATCCAGAAAGCAGTGAAAAGATCGCGTCGACGGAGCCAACCAACAGCTCTAACTGCGATTCCTCTCAAAATATCAAGCAGGAGAACATCGTCGAGTACGGTTGCTCTAGCTCCGATTGCGTTCCATCGCCGACGATCTCGTCGAAGAGCGATGGCTGCGCGTCGAAGGAAATCAAGAGTGAACCGGACCAAAGGGCCCAGGAAGGTAACAACTACAAATTTCGTGGCGATGGCGGACCCGCTAAAGTGTCTCCGGGTGTCGGTTCGTGGTGTTGTCGACGAGGCGGCACCGAACAACCGACACCCGAACATTTGCGGGAGGGTTGTTGCCAGGGTTTGCAAACGAGGGACGAGATACTGGCCGACTCAGCGGAGAAGTCCGACGTAAAGAACGAAGGCACTCAAAGTCCACGTACCGGTAGCGTGCCTTCAACGACTAAGTTGCAAGATCACTTGGACAAACTGAAGAACAATGTCAGGAGCGAAGTGCCGGACTGCAACTGCTTCCCAGCTGACAAAT GTCCGCCAGAGCCCGGCTCGTACTACACTCATCTCGGGGCGGCTGCAAGCCTGCCTGACCTACGGAACGATCTTGAAAGAAGAACCGGCCTTAAGGGAAACGCCATTAGATTCGAAAAGGTCATCTACACcggaaaagaagggaaaacCACTCAGGGATGTCCGATGGCTAAATGG ATACTTCGACGATCTGGTTTGGAGGAGAAGATCCTGACCATAGTGAAACACCGACAAGGGCACAAGTGCCCAACAGCTTGGATCGTCGTGGCCATGGTTGCTTGGGAAGGCGTACCCACTCACGAAGCCGATCGGATCTATTCCCTGTTAAGTCATAAGCTGAATCGATTCGGTCTTCCTACTACTAGACGATGTGGAACGAACGAACCGAGAACTTGTGCTTGCCAAGGTCTTGATCCTGATACTTGCGGTGCAAGCTTTTCCTTTGGATGTTCCTGGTCAATGTATTATAATGGTTGCAAATACGCCAGAAGTAAAACCGTCCGTAAATTTCGATTATCAGTACGATCAGAG gaGCAAGAAGTCGAAGAAAGAATGCACGTCCTAGCAACACTTTTATCGCCTCTGTATCTCAGCCTTGCACCGGAAGCATTCAACAATCAGACACAATTCGAACGGGAAGCGAGCGAGTGCCGTTTGGGATTTAAACCTGGCCGACCCTTTTCCGGTGTTACGGCCTGTATCGACTTCTGTGCGCATTCTCATCGTGATCTTCACAACATGAACAACGGATGTACAGTG GTGGTCACTATGACGAAACACCGATCTCTATCAAAACCTGAAGAGGAACAGTTGCACGTACTTCCCCTTTACATCATGGATACTACGGATGAGAATGGGTCGAAAGAGGGACAGGATGAGAAGGTTCGCGCTGGAGCTGTAGAAGTTTTGACAAA ATATCCTTGCGAAGTGAGAGTTCGATCGGTTCCACTCCAACCCTGCAGAAGACAcggcaagaaaagaaaagaagacgaGCCAGATACCATTAGCAATAAGAAAGATAGTTCCAAAGGCACTGCTGAAAAAATGGCGGATCCAGGACGCGTACCAGGACACCAAGAAATACCTAGACCGCAAATGAGGGACTCCCAACTATCCCTGGAAATGGCGTCTATGTTCGAAGGAATGGATGCCCAGTTACAAAGCTCTCAGGTGTCCTCCACTGTTTTAGACAGTCCAGTGTCCATGTACCAAGGATGGAGTTACCAGAATGAACAACAGTGGGGTAGAAACGGTTGGCTCGATCAgcgaaaaaataattggttAAACCCGTGGAGAGAATACTCGTTCAGTGGTCTGGACAGAGACGCAAAAGTTGACCCAGACAGTACAAGTCTAGACGATATCAGGCCTAGAAGCACCGTTTCTCAGGATGAACATCGACCAGGTTCGCGAAATTTGCCTAATTCCACCATGGACTCGCCGAGAAACTGTTATCCACACTCACCGAGAGCTCATCCTATTTCACCAAGGAGCTCTCATACAGGAACACCAGGGGATATCGGTTACTCGATGTCTCCTAGAGGATGTCCAACCACACATCAAGATCAGAAAGTCGCTTCGCCAAGAAGCTCCGGGTATCCGGACACGGGCTACGGCCATCCACCCCCCAATTCCAGAAGTTATCCTAATATGTACGACACCAGACAGGGTAGTACATCCCCGAAGACAAGTTGTACAAATTTTCCGGTCCATTTGGATCAGAGGAACGCACTCAACCGAACGAATCATCATCAATCGCACAACGTAAATAACGTTCGAAACGTTGGCCAAAGCTGCGATCAGTCGAAATTGCCGTACTCCAGACCTGCGCAAGATTCTAGTCAGCAAAAGTACCCTACTACGCAGAACTACTTAGAGGCTCCAAAATCGCAGATCGAACAGCCTTTCGTGAACAGAATACCAGGCCATTATCACCCCCCTCATACCGCGCAGTCCGGTAGAAATCTTCCATATCAGGGCCAGCACGATTCGAACGCGGACATGTTCACTGGCCTGTCGGTGTCTTCTTGCATGGGCAACACTAGTCACAAGCCGTTCAGCGCCACGAATGCGGATTTATTGCTACACAGCTCGACGCATCTTCCGCCCAACAATCCACCAAACGGCACTCAGAGCTTAGGATCATTTGATCAGAGAAAATATCGGATGTATAAGGTTCCTGAACAAAAGACACCCGGAATTAATCAAATGTCACCGGCGCCCTCCGACCAAGTGGGAAGCTGGAACATGTTAAGTACTTGGTACCCCGATCAAAACAAACCTTTCGATCAACAACAGATTTATAACGATCAAATAGGTCCTGATAGGAATCACCAGCAACCTACAGACCACCAGAAAACATTTAATTGGAACGACAGAGTACCGCATCCGGACCAGTCGAAACCACCTTGCTGGGAAACACCCTCGGATCCTTCCCCGTTCAGGGTGCCAAAGGGCAGACCACCGTCGAGAACAGCGTCAAACCAGAATCCAAACACAGACAATACATATCAAAATTCTTCCAATAGAACGTTCCTTAAGCCTCAGGAGCCAACGCGGAACGGTGTCTACGCGGACAGTCCAAGCAACAACGCGGTGCAAAGCAGCATGACAACACATCAAGGTAACCAACGAAGAACAGAGTGGCCGGAAGATAAAACGAAGGAGGGTTTCCAGGATTCCAGGCAGAACATCGTGAATCCAAATTCGAATTGCTTCCCATGGGCCGAAGAGATGAAGCAGGTGCAAGACTTCCACGGGATGCCGGGCTTAGGACATCCTCACGCTTCCTTCCCACAATACGGACTGTATCCAACATACCCCGTCTTCGACAAACCATATTCTAATTCTTGGGAAGGCTACAACTATCACCAACCGTATCCACACCATCAGACGCCGGAGTATCCACCTCAATTCTATCAGCAACCAAAGAGAGAAGCCTGCTTTCCTTCGCCTCAATATCCCTATCAAGGAGTGCCCCCGTATCAAGGTCTGAATCCAGGTTGGGCGAGATGGGACACTCCTCGCTGGGATATTTACGGACCACCACCCTACTTTCCGGTGTTACCAGAGCCTCCTCCAAAAGCAGAACCACTAGGAGAGGTAGCCGACTATTCCGACAACGAAGAGTGCTTCAAGGACTCGCAGATGGGTGGAGTCGCCATTGCGTTGAGCCACGGTAGCGTGTTGTTCGAGTGCGCCAAGCACGAGATGCATGCCACCACGGCTCTCAAAAAGCCTAATCGTCTGAATCCAACGAGAATCAGCTTGGTCTTTTACCAACATCGTAATCTTAACCGACCAAGACACGGATGGGACGAATGGGAAGAAAAGATGCGACTCAGGAAACTAGGTGTTGCGAgtaccaccaccaccactacTACTACATCATCGTCCACTTCGCAATCACTGTCTACTCCATCAACTCCAACCAGTCCAGCCAGTGCAATCAACACCGAAAAATCTACTCCGCTACCTTACATACCCAGTGTTCCTAGTTCTCAGTTCATGATGAGATCGCCTACGTATACCACCATGACCTGGACCACTCTTTTCCCAATGCATCCGTGCATGATAACTGGCCCATATCAGGAGGGAGGGGCCATTGGATGA